Proteins encoded together in one Xyrauchen texanus isolate HMW12.3.18 chromosome 50, RBS_HiC_50CHRs, whole genome shotgun sequence window:
- the LOC127641398 gene encoding peroxisome proliferator-activated receptor delta-like isoform X1 encodes MRGLPRDPSAVGGVFMDNDDSSPCSSHTSQGEGPDYEHLEDLLSEQGVGAGLNLDLDIRAEPEDSVRLQGEEFSWELPHQDTNELEVQNNPSDSTASPKPTTTAPASSLSEQLLQGHKEAGLNVECRICADKASGFHYGVHACEGCKGFFRRTIRMKLEYDRCDRNCKIHKKSRNKCQFCRFQKCLMLGMSHDAIRYGRMPEAEKRKLVAGLLAGEKSSPNSSGSDLKSLAKRVNNAYLKNLNMTKRKARNILTGKTNASPPFVIHDMDSLWQAENGLVWNQVINGAPPNKEIGVHVFYLCQCSTVETVRELTEFSKSIPGFVNLFLNDQVTLLKYGVHEAIFAMLPSLMNKDGLLVANGRGFVTREFLRSLRKPFSEIMEPKFEFAVKFNALELDDSDLALFVAAIILCGGERLFLANAHFSLELLNQMALSPRIMLKTFLMDFTPFFNFVENYCYRFLKPIQPHIFLAFGMDFHTVYFLLLLLQFLSNLHQNWLISYST; translated from the exons ATGAGGGGATTACCCAGAGATCCCAGCGCAGTGGGCGGAGTCTTTATGGATAATGACGACTCCTCCCCCTGCAGTAGCCACACCTCTCAAGGGGAGGGGCCAGATTACGAGCATTTGGAGGACTTGCTGTCTGAGCAGGGAGTTGGGGCGGGGCTTAATTTGGATCTGGACATAAGGGCGGAGCCTGAGGACAGTGTGCGGCTACAGGGGGAGGAGTTTAGCTGGGAGCTGCCCCATCAGGACACGAATGAACTGGAAGTACAGAATAACCCCAGCGACAGTACAGCCAGTCCTAAACCAACAACAACAGCTCCAG CATCATCTCTGTCGGAGCAGCTCTTGCAGGGGCACAAGGAGGCGGGGTTAAACGTTGAGTGTCGTATCTGTGCTGACAAAGCGTCTGGATTCCACTACGGTGTTCATGCCTGTGAGGGCTGCAAG GGCTTTTTCAGGAGGACGATTCGTATGAAGTTGGAATATGACCGATGTGATCGCAACTGTAAGATTCACAAGAAAAGTCGCAATAAATGTCAGTTCTGTCGTTTTCAGAAGTGCCTGATGCTCGGAATGTCTCATGATG CGATCCGATATGGACGGATGCCAGAGGCTGAGAAACGGAAGCTTGTTGCGGGTCTGTTAGCTGGCGAGAAAAGCTCACCGAACTCAAGCGGTTCGGATCTCAAATCTCTCGCCAAACGGGTGAACAACGCCTACCTGAAGAACCTCAACATGACCAAGAGGAAAGCGCGGAACATTCTGACAGGGAAGACAAACGCGAGCCCG CCATTTGTAATTCACGACATGGACTCGCTGTGGCAGGCGGAGAACGGTTTGGTCTGGAATCAGGTGATTAACGGCGCTCCGCCCAATAAAGAGATTGGCGTTCACGTGTTTTACCTCTGTCAGTGCAGTACAGTGGAGACCGTACGAGAACTCACCGAGTTCTCCAAAAGCATCCCAGGATTCGTCAACCTTTTCCTCAATGACCAG GTGACGCTGTTGAAGTATGGAGTCCATGAAGCAATCTTCGCAATGCTTCCGTCGTTGATGAATAAGGACGGGCTGCTGGTGGCGAATGGGCGGGGCTTTGTCACGAGAGAGTTTCTACGCAGCTTACGAAAACCCTTCAGTGAGATTATGGAGCCGAAGTTTGAGTTTGCGGTGAAGTTTAACGCTCTTGAGCTAGACGATAGTGACCTTGCGCTGTTTGTGGCGGCTATTATTCTGTGTGGAGGTGAGCGACTGTTTCTAGCGAATGCACACTTTAGTTTAGAGCTTTTGAACCAAATGGCCTTGAGTCCTCGGATCATGCTAAAAACATTTCTGATGGATTTTACGCCATTTTTCAATTTTGTTGAAAACTATTGCTACAGATTTCTGAAGCCTATTCAGCCACACATTTTTCTGGCATTTGGAATGGATTTtcatacagtttattttttactacTCCTCCTACAGTTTTTGTCGAATCTTCACCAAAATTGGCTTATATCTTATTCAACCTAA